CCGCTCGACGTCGGCTTCCTGAGCGATACCGTGGTCCTGCTGCGCTATTACGAGGCTGACGGCGCGGTGCGCAAGGCGATTTCCGTGGTCAAGAAGCGGCCCGGCCGGCACGAGACGGCCATCCGCGAATTTTCCATCACCGCCAGTGGCGTCAAGGTCGGGGCCCAGCTCGATGGCCTGGTCGGCGTGCTCAGCGGTGTCCCGCGCCTGACACGGGGGCAGCCGGGCCGGCACGATGACTGACCCGCGCAAGGCCGACTGGCCGATTAACGTGGCCGTATGCGCGCCCTTCGGCCATGACACGCCGGCGCTGGCACGCCTGTTCGAGTCCTGGGGGGCGAGCGTGCGCGGCTGCGACTGCGGCGTTGCGGTCACGGAAGCGGTGCGCGACGGCGACCTGACCTTGCTGGTGCTGACCGAAGAGGTACTCGAAGCGTTTGCGTCACCCTTGGTCGCGGCCTTGCAGGACCAGCCGCCCTGGTCGGACCTGCCCTTGATCGTCATGAGCGCCGAAGCCGCGCGCGGCGGCTCGGGTGTCCAATGGGATTTCCTGCGCCAGTTCGCGAACCTGACGATCCTGCACCGGCCCACCGCGCCCAACCTGCTGCGCGCCTCGTTCGACTCGGCCTGCCGCGCGCGGGCCTGGCAGTTCACGGTGCGCGACCAGATGCGCACCTTGTCGGCCGCAGCCACGCTGCTCGAGCAGCGCGTGCTGGAACGAACCTCGCAACTGGTGTCCGAAGTCGAGACGCGCAAGCGGGTCGAGAGCGCATTGAACGAATCGCGCAAGCTCGAAGCGATCGGACGACTCACCGGTGGCGTGGCCCACGATTTCAACAACCTGCTGCAGGTGGTGCAGGGGTCGGCTACCTTACTGCCCCTGGTCGAACCCGGCAGCGAACCGTTCCAGCGGGCGCTGCATGCGATCCAGCGCGCCGCCGCGCGCGGCGCCAGGCTGACCCACCAGCTACTGGCATTCGGCAGGCGCCAGGCGCTGGCATCGGGCGCGATCGATATTGCCCGCCAGCTCGACGAGATGGCTGACCTGTTGCAGCAATCGCTGCGTGAGCAGATCCCGCTCGGCTTCGAGATCGCCCCCGGGCTCTGGCTGGCCGATGCCGACCCGGGCCAGCTCGAGGTCGCGCTGCTGAACCTGGCGGTCAACGCCAAGGATGCGATGCCAGCCGGCGGCAAGCTGGTCATTGGTGCCCGCAACCTGAGCTTGCCTTCGCCGGAGCTGCACGGGCTCGGCGAGTTCCAGGGCGACTTCGTCCAGATCACGGTCACCGATACCGGCCGGGGGATGGCGCCGGACGTCAAGCAGCAAGCCTTCGATCCCTTCTTCACGACCAAGCCCGTCGGGTCCGGTAACGGCCTGGGCTTGAGCCAGGTGTACGGGTTCGCCTGCCAGTCCGGGGGCACGGCCTGGATCGATACCTCCGCGCAGGGCACGACCGTGTCGATCCTGCTGCCCCGCAGCAGGCAGGCCGCGACACCCGAGCCGGTGATCGTGGACCCGGTAGAAGGTGTGCGGCGCTTGTCCGGAACCCAGGTACTGTATGTCGAAGACGATCCCGAAGTTGCCGACGCGACCATGGCCATTCTCGACAATCTGGGCTGCGTGTCGACCCTGGCGCGCGACGCCGACGAGGCCCTGAACCAGCCACTCGGGCAGTTCGACCTGGTGTTTTCCGACGTCGTGATGCCTGGCAGGATGGATGGCATCGAGCTGGCGCGCGAACTAAGAAAACGCCTTCCAAACCTGCCGATATTGCTCGCCAGCGGCTATGTGATCGCGCCCGAGCGCCTGCACGGCCTGCAGCTGGGCGTGCTGGCCAAGCCCTACACGCAGGAAGTGCTGCGCAAGGCGCTGGCGCGCTTGCTCGGTACGCCTGCACTGCGGCAGGAAGCCTAGCGCCCCATGCGCAGATCGAACTTCCAGGTGACCAGGCGCAGCCCGCTGATGAACAGCGCGCTCGACCACAGCGCGAAATCGTGGCCGACGCCATACATGCCCATCAACAGGAACATCCAGTTGCCGAGAAAGGCGCACAGCGCATAGGGTTTGCCGTCACGGAAAACCATCGGCACCTCGTTGCAGACGATGTCGCGCATCACGCCGCCAAAGATGCCGGTAATGACGCCCATCATCGATGCGATGAAGATCGGCATGTCCGCGGCCAGCGCGGCCGACACGCCGGCGATCGAAAACAGCCCCAGGCCGACCGCATCGGCGATCACGATCAGGCGCTCGGAGACGATCTGGCGCAAAGTGCGGATCAGCGGCGAGGCCACCAGCGCCAGCACGAAGATCAGGATCGCGTATTCCTGGTGCGTTACCCAGAACAGCGGCCGCTTGTCGAGCAGGATGTCGCGCAAGGTGCCGCCGCCGAAAGCGGTAATAAAAGCTACCGTGAATACGCCCACCAGGTCCATGCGCTTGCGCCGGGCCTCGATGAAGCCGGAAAAAGCGCCGACCAGGATCGCCATGATTTCAATGAACTTGATTAGGGTCATGCGCAAGAGCTTAGGAGGAACTTTTATTAGACTACCATGCGGCTCACCATGAACGTAAGGGCATTCGTCCGCCCTAATGCGATATGTAATGTAGCTGGAGCAACCATGGTTAAGACCCATCCTTTCATCGCTCTCGCCGTCGTCATGCTGGCGACGGTCGGTGCCACGTTCGCCGCCGGCGCCGCCGCCGCTGGCGGCCTGGCGCATGCGCGCTACCAGCACCTCGACTGGGAGCTCTCGTGCGACAACACCCGTACCTGCTACGCCGCTGGCTACCACGTAGAAGAAGGCGAGCCGACGGCTGCTTCGGTGCTGCTGGTGCGCAAGGCCGGGCCCGGTGCGCCGGTTAGCGCGCGCTTCCAGGTCGGTACCTATGGCGAAGATGAAACCGCGGCGCGGCTATCGAAATCGAACCTGCTTACCATGCGCATCAACGGCCGCGTGGCAGGCACGGTGGCGGTCGACCGCGATACCATGATTGCCGACCTGAGCCGCAGGCAGGCCGAGGCGCTGGTGGCGGCACTAGCGGGCAAGGCGACGCTCGACTGGGAAGGGGGCGGCATGCACTGGAGCGTCTCCGGCAAGGGGGCTGCCGCAGTGCTGCTGAAAATGGACGAATTCCAGGGCCGGCTCGGCACGCCCGGCGCACTGGTGCGCAAGGGAGGCAGGCCCGAGGCGCTGGTGGCGCCAGCACTGGCGGCGCCGGTCGTCGAGGCCGCGCTGGTGCCGCCAGCTACCCCGCACAAGCTGCCGCGCGACCAGATGCGGCTCTTGCTCGGCGAGCTGTATTCGGCTACGGGAGGCGCAGAATGCGAAGACCTGGCCGACGTCGCCAATGGCGGCAATGCGCTGACGGTGGTGCGCCTGTCGCACGACCGGCTGCTGGTGTCGGCGCGCTGCTGGGCCGGGGCCTACAACGCCGGCGCCGGCTACTGGGTGGTCAATGCCGCGCCGCCCTATGCCCCGGTGCTGGTGACCACGCAGGGCACCGCTTACGCCGACGGCGTCATCAGCGCGACCCACAAGGGCCGCGGACTGGGAGACTGCCGCGCGTCGGACGAATGGGTGTGGGACGGCATGCGCTTCGTGCACAGCGCAGCGAGCACGGGCGGCATGTGCCGGCTGGTAGCACCAGGCGGAGCCTGGCACCTGCCGGTGCTGGTGACGAAGGTGCGCAGGTTCGGGGGCTAGCCAGAGCCCGAACCCGGGTCAGCAGTGCAGCGGCAGCCGCAGCGCAAACACCACCTGGCCGTCGGCATGGCGATACGCCAGTTGCCCCTGGTGCTCGCGCACGATCTGCTGCGCGATGTACAGGCCCAGGCCCATTCCGGTGCGGTTGCGCGGGTTGTGCAGCGAGGCGCGCTTGAAGGGATTGAACAGGGTCGCGACGACATCAAGCGGGATGGGCGCGCCGGCGTTGCTCACTTCGACCACGACTTCTTCGCCTTCGATCGCCACGCGCATGCGCACCGGTTGGCCCGGCGCACCGTGGTGGCGCGCATTGCTCAGCAAGTTCGACAGCACCTGGGCGATGCGTCCGCTGTCGGCAGGCACGGTTACGGGCGCTGGGCAATCGAGCTCGTATGCGATATCCGGATAGGAAACGCGCGCCTCGTCGATCAGGTCTTCGACCAGCGCGGCCAGATCCACCGGCTCGCGCGCGACGCCCAGGCCGATGCCGCCGTCGATGCGGCTCATGTCGAGCACCTGGCTGATCATGCGCTGCATGCGGCTGGTCGAAGACTGGATGCGCCGGCCCAGCACAGCCTGGCTGTTGCCCTTTTCAAGCACCATGCCGGCCATGTTGATCGAATGGAGCGGGTCGCGCAGGTCATGCCCCAGCATCGCCAGCAATTGCGCGCGGGTCGAATCGAGCTGGGCGCGGCGCGCATTCATTACACGCACCAGTTCCGCCAGTGTCAGCCTGGCGTTGGCCAGCACGGTCTGCTCCCATTCCAGTGCGCGGCCGCGCACGGTCTCGTACCAGGCGTCGAACGAGCCGCGCGGGGTCAGGCGTGCCCCCAGGGGGCCAGTCGCGATGCTCTTTTCGGGACGACCGGCCCAGGTCACCTGCTCGATCTGCTCGACCCGCAGCATGACAATCCAGCCGTCGGCGGCCGGTTCGTAGGGCAGGGCCAGCAGGCCGACCCACTTGCCCAGGCGCGCCTGCAGCGCCGAGGGCCAGTCATCGAGCGCTTCGCGCACCACCATGTCGTGGCCGCTCGCGGGCAGGGTGGCGATGATGGCTTCGGCAAGTCCGGGCGCGAGCTCGCCGCGCACCAATAGCTTGCCGTAATGGCTGGCAATCATGCCCTGGGCGGCGGCCGAGTCCATCAGCGCCTGCGCATGGCGTCGCAGCACGTCCAGCGGTTCTTCGTCGAGCAACAGGTCTTCGATCAGGGCGGTGCGGGCGCTCGACGAGCGTTCTACCAGATCGGACTGCTGGCGCGCTTCGATGCTGTGAATGGCCGAGGCCATGACCTGGGCCAGCACGTCGGCCGCCATGCGGATCGCATACGGGACCAGCCTGGGCGTCATGTGATGGCAGGCGATCAGCCCCCACAAGCGGCCGTTGATCACGATCGACACGCTCATCGACGCCGCGATGCCCATGTTCTTCAGGTATTCGATGTGTACCGGCGAGACGCTACGCAGTACCGCGTGACTCATGTCCAGCGCGATGGCGCCGGGTTCGCCGAGCAGCGGCACCGCGCCATAGCCGGTATCGACGATCATGCGCAGGGTGTTGAGCAGGTAGAGACGGCGCGCCTGCGCCGGAATGTCCGAGGCTGGATAGCGTTGTCCGAGATAGGGCACGAGATCGTCGCGCCGGCTTTCGGCGACCACCTCGCCGCTGTCGTCGGCGCGAAAGCGATAGGCCATCACGCGGTCGAAACCGGTGAATTCGCGGACCTGCTGCACCGCACTGGTCAAGAGGGCGTCGATGCTCTTTTGCCGCCGCAGGCGCTCGATCGAGCCATGTGCCTTGACGGCGAACAGCGCCACCTCGTTTGACGCCACGTCGCGCCGCTCGAATTCGGCAATGATGCGGCCCTCAGCGGCATGCACGATGCAGTCGTAGTCGGCACCGGCGACCGTCACCGCAACCACCGAGGGGGCGAGCTCGTCATCCGGCTCCGCGATGTACTCGCCAACCAGCTCGAGCGCCTCGGCCGGGAGCGCGAGCAGCGTATGAGGGCTGCCAAGTTGGGGTTCGATGCCGAGCCGCGCAGGGGCGTTCGCGCTCCAGCCTTCGAGCTTGCCGGCCGGCGTGAAGAAGAGCAGGGCGCCATGCGGCTGGATCGACCCCGGAATGTGAATCGGTTCGTCGGTACAAGAGAGCAGGTCGACCTGGCGGCCATGCACCATCGGAATCACGATTTTCTCTTCCACATGCGCCTTTCTCATCTCGAAGACCAGCACTTGCCGGCCTTGCAAATTCTACATCGATTGCCCATGTTCAGCCGCCAGCCATGCGCGTTTGACAAGCACTACTTATTCAGTCCCGGGCGTCGAGCGCGGCGCGCAGCAAGACCACCAGCGCGCCATGACCGCCATCC
Above is a genomic segment from Massilia sp. H6 containing:
- a CDS encoding trimeric intracellular cation channel family protein; this encodes MTLIKFIEIMAILVGAFSGFIEARRKRMDLVGVFTVAFITAFGGGTLRDILLDKRPLFWVTHQEYAILIFVLALVASPLIRTLRQIVSERLIVIADAVGLGLFSIAGVSAALAADMPIFIASMMGVITGIFGGVMRDIVCNEVPMVFRDGKPYALCAFLGNWMFLLMGMYGVGHDFALWSSALFISGLRLVTWKFDLRMGR
- a CDS encoding DUF1176 domain-containing protein, with product MVKTHPFIALAVVMLATVGATFAAGAAAAGGLAHARYQHLDWELSCDNTRTCYAAGYHVEEGEPTAASVLLVRKAGPGAPVSARFQVGTYGEDETAARLSKSNLLTMRINGRVAGTVAVDRDTMIADLSRRQAEALVAALAGKATLDWEGGGMHWSVSGKGAAAVLLKMDEFQGRLGTPGALVRKGGRPEALVAPALAAPVVEAALVPPATPHKLPRDQMRLLLGELYSATGGAECEDLADVANGGNALTVVRLSHDRLLVSARCWAGAYNAGAGYWVVNAAPPYAPVLVTTQGTAYADGVISATHKGRGLGDCRASDEWVWDGMRFVHSAASTGGMCRLVAPGGAWHLPVLVTKVRRFGG
- a CDS encoding ATP-binding protein; translated protein: MRKAHVEEKIVIPMVHGRQVDLLSCTDEPIHIPGSIQPHGALLFFTPAGKLEGWSANAPARLGIEPQLGSPHTLLALPAEALELVGEYIAEPDDELAPSVVAVTVAGADYDCIVHAAEGRIIAEFERRDVASNEVALFAVKAHGSIERLRRQKSIDALLTSAVQQVREFTGFDRVMAYRFRADDSGEVVAESRRDDLVPYLGQRYPASDIPAQARRLYLLNTLRMIVDTGYGAVPLLGEPGAIALDMSHAVLRSVSPVHIEYLKNMGIAASMSVSIVINGRLWGLIACHHMTPRLVPYAIRMAADVLAQVMASAIHSIEARQQSDLVERSSSARTALIEDLLLDEEPLDVLRRHAQALMDSAAAQGMIASHYGKLLVRGELAPGLAEAIIATLPASGHDMVVREALDDWPSALQARLGKWVGLLALPYEPAADGWIVMLRVEQIEQVTWAGRPEKSIATGPLGARLTPRGSFDAWYETVRGRALEWEQTVLANARLTLAELVRVMNARRAQLDSTRAQLLAMLGHDLRDPLHSINMAGMVLEKGNSQAVLGRRIQSSTSRMQRMISQVLDMSRIDGGIGLGVAREPVDLAALVEDLIDEARVSYPDIAYELDCPAPVTVPADSGRIAQVLSNLLSNARHHGAPGQPVRMRVAIEGEEVVVEVSNAGAPIPLDVVATLFNPFKRASLHNPRNRTGMGLGLYIAQQIVREHQGQLAYRHADGQVVFALRLPLHC
- a CDS encoding ATP-binding protein produces the protein MTDPRKADWPINVAVCAPFGHDTPALARLFESWGASVRGCDCGVAVTEAVRDGDLTLLVLTEEVLEAFASPLVAALQDQPPWSDLPLIVMSAEAARGGSGVQWDFLRQFANLTILHRPTAPNLLRASFDSACRARAWQFTVRDQMRTLSAAATLLEQRVLERTSQLVSEVETRKRVESALNESRKLEAIGRLTGGVAHDFNNLLQVVQGSATLLPLVEPGSEPFQRALHAIQRAAARGARLTHQLLAFGRRQALASGAIDIARQLDEMADLLQQSLREQIPLGFEIAPGLWLADADPGQLEVALLNLAVNAKDAMPAGGKLVIGARNLSLPSPELHGLGEFQGDFVQITVTDTGRGMAPDVKQQAFDPFFTTKPVGSGNGLGLSQVYGFACQSGGTAWIDTSAQGTTVSILLPRSRQAATPEPVIVDPVEGVRRLSGTQVLYVEDDPEVADATMAILDNLGCVSTLARDADEALNQPLGQFDLVFSDVVMPGRMDGIELARELRKRLPNLPILLASGYVIAPERLHGLQLGVLAKPYTQEVLRKALARLLGTPALRQEA